gatgatgtcactacagaaactaatacagtccacgtggtttttactgccctatgcatcgccaagaaaacggtcctcatgaactggaaaaataaaaataatcttaattctagccaatatagaaaccatctaatagatcacattagtctcgaTACAgtctctgccaccacattagatcaatctcTTTGGGCTCCGTTGAtcggctccatcacctagcgggggtcgggggtcgtggtttggtcccgccttagctattgtggttgatgtggaggttgggacgggcttagggcgcctggagaacccctagagacgttatccctggagggctcaacccggggggttgtggtcataacctggttagtggctctggtcgctcttagagggtgttctcctcgtggctgcgtgcagcggggctgggggatggtctgtgctggcggacgtaggttactggcctggtggcctggctgcccctgagtggatccggggcaggcgtggGGGGCTTGGGTTTCGGGGGTGCTTCGCCTCCGtgctggggctctggctgggccttgggggctcggtcctcgtcggtgtgtcgccgaggttgtgttATGCCCCCTgcgcacgggggctcagccctggcgcagggggcctctggtgcatcggcctaactggggggctcttcaactggcagggaggttgttccatccttgcaggagtccactctgcaggtgggggagagacataggagaggtggagaataaacctaacctgggtgtctgttgtcttgtgtagtctgggagatgattgaatgttggggtgggtacagtttcctctgcggtggggtagagtgggcttccccgggtcctgtggggcttggcagtgctgctgccgtaggccccggtctggatgggcctgggctcccttgccttggtgggtaccagaggacgggggtgcctactggggtcagcgggggagctggccctagggaggggcatcttgcccctcccttcttttcctccccatccccggctgcctccctcttcccgctccaccacacccacccacaccggtagggccttggggtgcgggtgtgtcaccagggtgcaggggaggcattcccccccccccccccccccccccccgctcccttctggccacctgtgcctcaattttattccacaacttagacatccacattactcacactctcataacacacacagatatatagggccttgagggtgaccacgttaacggcgtccagtggatggtctgtgtattcaaccctacctctggcgccggtgcccacctctcaattttaaatccatgtagacattgagggttctcgggaggggccgtgctaacacctgctgctctctggcagcagcaccatgccctcccttgttttaaatgcactttagaacaacgcgcagcaacactacacatgagcaggaggagggaggtatggggtcttcacacacccccgttctctactagccatcggagCCATTTTCAGTCTGCTTGCCCCcgccccgggggaaagggtcacatctcttgggtctgggtgctgTTTCTCCCTCTGGGGGcaagggtacctggacccggggtatagagtatgtttggggagtgtgattgtgtgtacatgtccatgtatgtctatccctacgttgggtgagtgctgagtgtttgtatatgtgtgcatgagggtgggaatgcatgtttgtgtctgtgtgtgcctgtttgtctgtgtctatatgtcaggtcgggtcttagactccacctccctgggaacacccaggccctccaaagtgtggaggcctatctcccctcaccgcactccctgccggtaactgatgccctcaggggttggtgcattggtggttcttggtgtccggggctgggcgctcaggtatgcaccagctcactcccggtggctacttggcggggcctggtgcctgtcgctcggtcaggcctcttccggggcaaagggggcccccgagcctccggcctcggggcctgcggctcggttcactctggtacagctggctgccggcagagccggcgggcacgccagtggagccccctctggcttctgctccgtggctactgggtgacccctcatctggggatctcctcagcccttcccaggagggtggcacggatgcccctccggtggtactccttgggctctcgcactctggggcctctggatgtctggagcctggatctcctccatgcctgcttcatgccctgggggacggggctatggccctccacaccctctagcagaccgttacatggggaaaccttttgtatacaagcgcgctgatccacacaggtgtgcacacgggtgttcactgttcgtagacataaactacacctttcttagctgctacttcaaagcacattgtgcgctgtctgtcctgcgtgctgcacaacaacattcaatatttagtatttactgctgtttacacttagctagattaacgtgatggtgttgtgtttagtatgttgctttgttttttttttgcttgttttctcttctttttctctcaacaggtgatccaggagattttttttttctttgtctttgtaagtgccctttctcactgtcccttttcccttctgtttttcttttccttcctctctttctttctccctttcctatcccccagtcatgtctgtcccatctgtaacaactgaaaataaaataaataataacaacaaaggttgatcaaatggaccaatacggcaatgccatgatgatccatagaaaaaaaaaaaaaggaattaaataaaacatgcgAGTTGTGACATTTTGACAGATTAATGTCAGAGAAGTGTTTACTTTTGGCACCTTTTACACTTTTTTGATACTGACTCCAACAGTCCTTTAGCATCTGTAATGACACTTGTAGTTTGTCCTTTCTCCATATGCGCTCAGCTCAACGGCACTCTCGTCTGACAGCTCGGGTCATGTTGTTCAGCCAGGGCTCAGATTTAGTTTTAAGCAGCCTGGTTTTTAATGGAGCCACAGTGTCCAAAGCAGTCCCGCAGGTGGAATAAAGCCAAGAGCTCAGTTCCTCAGTCTGGGTGCATAAAAACTCCAGGATTTTATAGCTCTGGTTAAAAACTCATGAAAACTGCTCAGCAGTGGAGGAGTTAAAAATGTGACAGCGCTGAGCAGCAGTACGAGGTTTAACTGAGGTACAGGCAAGAGGAACTACAAACATCACACTACTATGGTCAGAAAACACAGGATCACAAATCTctatgttaaaaacagaaaaaccatgAGATAAAACAAGATCCAGTGTGTCCACGTTCATGTGTGGGACCGGTCACACATTGCACCAAATTAAAAGAATCGATAAGGTTTAAAATGCCCTTTGCCATGGGCATGTCAGGGCAACACACAtgaatatttagaaaaaaacacacaggaagAAATTTCAAATGCATGCATGAGGTCCAATAATGTGCCAAAAAGACCATaacacttctgtttttttttctgcttttagtTTGGGTGTCTTTTTCTAAGCGCCTTTAACttgtctgcctgtctgtccATTTgattttgatatatatatatacacagggCATGTAGCTCTTTAACCACAGGGGGGCGaccttgtgtgtttttgcagagCTTTCACTTCATTGTTAGATTAATTTACAGGTACAAGATTGTCCAACACAAGGCACATTCAGGCCTTGTAGAAATTGAGATGAAAGCTTTGACAGTTACACAGAAATACCATGGGTGAACACTCCAATTTCAGTATTAGCAGCAGCCATTAATACCATGTAATCAGAAATCAGAAAGCTATAATACAgaggtccccaaccttttttccgccacggaccggtttatgcctgacaatattttcacggaccggcctttaaggtgtcgcggataaatacaacaaaataaaactagaacCCGTaccgaaaaaaaaagaagatttattcataacacacgtgaaaagacccaggaaaaccgagttaacgataaaaacgataacaaaataacgctgaaaaccgataaaaaaaaaaactgaaaaccatacatttcacacctgagcctcaactctcgcggcccggtaccaaacaactcacggaccggtaccggtccaaggcccgggggttggggaccgctgctataATACACTGTTTCAGGGTTTAAACATGGGGGGGGGGATTGCTCACAATCTTAAAGGCCTTTCAACAGAACaaagacaattttttttcttttcttctttacaTCAAAATCTATAAAAGGGCAGTTTAAGCAGACCTGATCATACAGAACTGGATATTTGGAGCACTTGACACATAGGAATATGATATTTCCATGAATATCTGTGTCTAATGAAGTCAAAAGTAATATCAAGAGTAAACGTCATGAGTGTTGTATATATTAAATTCATAGAAGAACAAGtctctttgtattttttgcttttactgTAGAATTTCCATATCCAACAGTCATACATCATAACATCatatcttttattcatttttcttattattagtttttataCTGTGGCAACCCCAATGCAATGTTATGCAAAGTGTAAGATAATGAAGATATAAATtcaaaaaatgcacaaaatatgCTCCCAGTGCTTTGTTGCACCCTTGTAGTTTGGATCCTGCTGGCATAGTTGGCATCAGTGAGTAAAGAAATGATTTGTTTTCTCACAGCAGTAAGTAGTCTAGTCATTATACTCATAGAAAATGTTTTCCGTTTTATTAGATGTCCTTTAAAAAGAACAGCGTTAGAAAAGGATGAATGAATATAGAAATGCACCCTGTATTGTATGTCCCTCCTCGGCTTCCGTTGGAGCCCTTTGCTCGACGCGTTGTAATTGCGACCGATCAATATGGCCGCGCTCAGGAAGGGAGCAGTGTATCTCCGTTTCGTCAGGTAAGGCATTAAGGTTGAATAAACGTACGTACTGATTTTGTCATCAGGTCGATTTATCCTAGGCTGAACTGACTTTTGAAAAGAAAATCCTTTAGTGTAGGAAAATGATTTTTTGTTTGATATCGCGGTTAACAATGGCAACGGGAAGTTATGAGTCTTAAAGTCATAACTCATCTACGCTTAAATGAGCGTTGTTTTTGTGActcaataaaaatgttaaaaatgacattCATTTGTAAACCAGCttcacttttgttttaattttttatttggtttttgtttgtttgtttgttttttccctcgttGGGCTTTTTGAGCTTTGGTACCTGACCGACTGGTAAAAACGTCATGAATTTCACTGGAATTCGCAGCCTGAAACTgaaagtattttttttgttttatcaggAGTTCCGGTGGTGTCCTGCTGAGCAGCAGAAAGCCTGCAGTCAGTAAACTGGGAAAATGGAGAAATATTCTATACACAGGTGTAGCGTCGTTAGCTGTGGGCGGTGGGCTGTGTGCTGTACCTTTCAAAcaggtgagtcggcctccctgCCGCCGCAGTTGTTACAAACTTCACAGCAGTATATATCCGCAACCTGACCTACTTTACATGTTTATGTTCTGTGTCTTTGCTACAGGTTGAACCCCTTTCTCATGACTCCCTAATCAAAAGAGCAGCCTCTCTGGCGACCGACAGCTCAAGCACTTTTCTCTCTCAGACCAGTCTAGCACTAATAGATGCCGTCACAGAGTACGCCAAAGTAAGTCTGGATCTTATGGGAAACTTTCTGTCCAATTAGTAAAATCTAGTCCAAGTTCATGTTTATTGTAGCATTTTTACCATCACAATTGATGGGAATTTATCTCGATGGGCTCACATATACTGCAAGAAACATCCAACAACACACAACTCTGCACAACATGGTATAAAAATACAAGTTCATGCTATAGATCACCCCATAAAGAACTCCACTGGAtcagttttctttaaaatgactttAGTGGAACAACAGTCCACAGTGCAAGAGGATCATTTAATATACAGCTTAATATATAacttttaattattaaattttttattgCTATTATAATAAAGATAATAGTATAAGTTTCAGTGCATAATACATTCAGATTATATCATCACAACTGGatgtaaataaactgaattaatAAAAGGTTCAGTGCGTATTTAAGCTTGGGGGTAGGTATTACTCCTGAAGTCTGATATTCTGCTACTATTACTCTTGTATCTTTTGCCTGATGGGAGAACATTGAACAGGTTATGTGAAAACTAATACTACATTTTTCTACTAAAGTATATACTGATCAGCCACAAAATTAAAGTTGAGTAGTAACTGCCCAAACAGTTTTCACCTGTTATGACATGGTCGCTCTGTGCCCATGCTCAAATCTTGGCAGCAGATCCTTTGGATCCTGTTTTCTGCAGGGTGGTGTGGGCTCCATAGATCAGATCGTTCTGGCCCATCACCTAAAGATTATACTGTGATCGTAGGGGTTTGGAGGCATTATATTGTGTTTTTgctaatgtttatttatttggtttcttgtgtgtgcgtgcccctttatttttgcattaattAAACATAATTCAGTTTGTGGCTCCATAATGTAGTACTTAGTATAGCAAATTTGATTTAGCAGATGAAAGGATGCTGGTTCAATTCCATTTGAGGAATTCCCCCTTGGGGTTGTGAGAGGAAGGACATCCGGCGTAAAATTCAGCCAAATCACTACCTGCCTACCTGCTGTGATGAGCCCCTGTGAAAAGGCAGTAGCCAAAGTAGCTGCTTGTTCTTTTTCCGACAGAATGCCTTTCCTGTCTGTGGGAAACAGTAGCCCGATCATGCCTTGCTCAAAGCAGTAACATCATCACTCTGTCATCAGCAAAGCAGACAATCACATAATTCAATATCCAAACACCTGGTCCACAGACTCCTCAGTCTAACATCTTGTAAAGGTTATTACTACTGATGACACCCACTGGCAACTATACCTATCATCAAGCGTTGCCCAGTTCTAAATAAGAATTAGTAGACTATCAGTAACTATGATCAATACATGTGTTCACGAAATCCTCAAAACATAGCAAGAAAAACTGGTATAAAAACATCATACTGTGACTGTTATGAACCGTGTGTTTCAGCAAATACTATTTTTGTTAACATAACCGAGGCTGTTTCAGTTGCTTAGTACAGgtcagtgagagaaaaacaagtaacaATGTCTAAATTTGTCAcgtgtaacaaaaaaaatgttcttacaaaaattagtttttcagcattttgGGGTGAGttagtttcttttttgtcaCATCCCCATGAAAAAATAGTTCACACAGCacacttgtttttatttattataaaaacaacacagtgtCCCTGTAAATAAATGTCAGTAAACGACCTGTGGATCATGTGTCATGTCTGGAACAAATGCATCAGTGAGGTATTTTTTGACCTCTGCAGTGGCATCAATACTTGCACTGTGGGTACAGCTGGGTTTCACTGTCAAAGAGTTCCCACAAACTATCTGCTGATTCTTttgctgtggttgctgctgaCACTGATGATGATCATAATGACATATGTTTTTTGGGCATTTAGTGTCATCGGGTTTGTTCAGCAGTCTGCTGATCAAACATAGAAGCACCAGAAAAGCCACTTGTCAAAAATGGCATGAAACGAACCAAAACATCAGTTAGCTGTGGTCATATGATGTGGCTATTTTGAACCATGTTTCAGACCAGTGTACAGAATATCATGTAAGGCCAGTATCGAGTTTCCCATTCCCAGTGAGTACACATCATGCCTGTTCAAAAAACTGCTTATTAGCTTGATaaataaaggtttataaaaTCACGAGTTTGCAGACTGCAGTGCTTATCCTGCTCAGTGCAACACATTAAACTGCATGTGAAAATGCCTCCAAATATCACTTTGATCCAACACTTTCATGCTCTCAGATTGCATCATAAATCTAGCAACTGTTTAATCTTGCagttaaaaccattaaaataaagtttaatttgtTTGAACATGTGCAGTGGAGAGATGGACAACAGTAAATGGTGACTATGGAGCTGTTTAGGGATGAAGTGAAGAAAAAGACAGGGAAATTGTTGGTGTGACTTAAGATAATGTAAAGGATAAGGTGAAGTGGGGATAGATgttctgctgtggtgacccctgaAGTGTTCCTACTCTATAAAACTATCCAAAGTACTACTAAGTTGTTCTTTAATAAGCTCCTTGTCCTTATTCCAGGCTGTGCACACACTCATTGCCCTACAAAAACGATATCTGGATTCACTGGGAAAACTGACCCCAGCAGAGGAGGATTCAGTCTGGCAGGTGATCATTGGCCAGCGTGCAAAGGTCAGTCTGCATTGCTCTCTTTGGTTAGAAgtatttaaagaaaagcatctcgttttgttttttgttttgttttttcgtcATTCTTTGTAAATGTTACCACAGATTTGCAAACAGGTTGCTGTAGATCTGTTTGGGTCTTATTCTGATTTTGTCCTAACAGGTTAATGACAGACAGGAAGACTGCAAGCATTTCGAGTCAACCTGGTTCAGTGCAATGAAGCTCTGTGAAGCAGCAGCTGAGGCGGCATACACatcaggtgtgtttttaaaaaaaaaaaaaaaaaaaaatctgagctATTTGGCCTGTGTGGTACAAC
The window above is part of the Pelmatolapia mariae isolate MD_Pm_ZW linkage group LG14, Pm_UMD_F_2, whole genome shotgun sequence genome. Proteins encoded here:
- the LOC134641136 gene encoding diablo IAP-binding mitochondrial protein-like; protein product: MAALRKGAVYLRFVRSSGGVLLSSRKPAVSKLGKWRNILYTGVASLAVGGGLCAVPFKQVEPLSHDSLIKRAASLATDSSSTFLSQTSLALIDAVTEYAKAVHTLIALQKRYLDSLGKLTPAEEDSVWQVIIGQRAKVNDRQEDCKHFESTWFSAMKLCEAAAEAAYTSGAEHASVTARTNIQLAQSQVEEARKLSLDADKKLAETKVMEVQRMAQYAASLENNEEEEVPEAYLRED